In one window of Macrotis lagotis isolate mMagLag1 chromosome 5, bilby.v1.9.chrom.fasta, whole genome shotgun sequence DNA:
- the OR11A1 gene encoding LOW QUALITY PROTEIN: olfactory receptor 11A1 (The sequence of the model RefSeq protein was modified relative to this genomic sequence to represent the inferred CDS: inserted 1 base in 1 codon; deleted 3 bases in 2 codons), giving the protein MESTFIENQSVITEFVLLGFSELPDQHFLFFIFAIVYLATLVGNMLIIVAVVSSPGLHIPMYFFLANLSFLEMFYISTMVLKMLAGFLRKEVISLAGCLLQFFIFGSLATTECFLLTLMADDRYLAICYPLHYSCWMGCKHYVGLVITAWLSGFAVDGIIVILMAQLKFCGSNHIDHFYCDFLPVVGLAYSNSQMVQATTFILSVICLTIPFGLILTSYAHILVAVLKVPTGASQXKSFSTCSSHLAVVSTFYGTLMVMYIAPSSIHSKLLSKIIALLYTLVTPIFNPVIYTLRNKEVYQVLKKLLCNKQYGNSS; this is encoded by the exons ATGGAATCCACTTTCATTGAGAATCAGTCCGTTATCACTGAGTTTGTGCTCCTCGGTTTCTCTGAGCTCCCTGATCAGCacttcctatttttcattttt gctaTTGTCTATTTAGCCACCCTTGTGGGGAACATGCTGATAATAGTGGCTGTGGTAAGTTCCCCAGGACTCCACATACCCATGTATTTCTTCTTGGCCAATCTCTCTTTCCTAGAGATGTTCTACATTTCTACAATGGTACTCAAGATGCTAGCAGGTTTCTTGAGGAAGGAAGTCATATCCCTAGCTGGTTGCTTGCTCCAGTTCTTTATTTTTGGTTCACTGGCCACAACTGAATGTTTCCTTCTGACTCTCATGGCAGATGATAGATATTTGGCCATTTGCTACCCACTCCATTATTCATGCTGGATGGGATGCAAGCATTATGTAGGCTTGGTGATCACTGCATGGTTATCAGGTTTTGCAGTGGATGGAATAATTGTGATTCTGATGGCACAGCTGAAGTTCTGTGGCTCCAACCATATTGACCATTTTTATTGTGATTTCTTGCCTGTGGTGGGACTGGCCTACTCTAACTCCCAGATGGTACAGGCAACAACATTCATCCTCTCTGTCATCTGCCTTACCATTCCATTTGGTTTGATCCTGACTTCTTATGCCCACATCCTTGTGGCTGTGCTGAAAGTACCTACAGGGGCCAGTC AGAAATCCTTCTCTACATGTTCCTCTCACCTGGCTGTGGTGTCCACTTTCTATGGGACACTTATGGTCATGTATATAGCACCCTCTAGTATTCACTCCAAGCTTCTCTCT AAGATCATTGCTTTGCTCTATACTCTGGTCACTCCAATCTTTAATCCTGTGATCTATACCCTAAGGAACAAAGAGGTCTATCAGGTTCTCAAGAAGCTGCTTTGTAATAAACAATATGGTAACTCATCCTGA